The nucleotide sequence GGAGAAAGATTGCTGACTTGGGAGTCTAAATAATGAGAGTTGAAAGAGGAGTGAAGGAGAGTAATAGCAAAAagatctaaaaaagaaaaaaaaaaggggggacgGGGGGCAACCTGATGCAGGAGAAATGAGGGAGATGGGGGTTGAAAAAataagagggaaagagagagaggaggatgggGTAGACtaagtaaaagaaaagcaaaagaagacaggaagaggaggagatggaggtggGAACAAGACCAAAAGGCTCTTTAGGTTCTCCAGGATCCTggggttttaatatttattctcTCTCTGGTTCTGGTAGTTGTTACATAAGTGGAAAAGACTGCTGACTGGTTAGACTGTATATAACCTTTCTGCCAAAACCCACATGCCGCAGCCAACCGACTCATCTGCGTCGCACAGAGAGAACTGGCTCCGCTAATAACTGATTCTAACGCACATACAGTGTAACTTTTCCATCGCATCATCCTGTGTTCAGGGCCTACAGTGGGTGAAATGTGGCTGCCACTTATCAGTCATCCCACCCCAGACCTAAAGAGAGACGATGCAGTGTTTAATAGTGACATTAAGCTGCCTGAATTGGATTGTGGTACGTCACACTTTCCACtgattttattgaatttcaGGTCGTGTATTTTTCCATTGATGATGTTTGGATTGTTCATCATTTAAGCTTgtgtacttttgtgtgtgtgtgtgtgtgtgtgtggtagaccttgatttacagttttaaatcTCTAACATTTCCACCAGGACTTGAACCCTCAAATCACACTTGTTGGCTTCGTTTAATCTTCTTTGGCTTTGTTTGCTGCATAGTTACAAGGCCAAACAGAAGataatcatgttttctttggaaaaaTCAAAACTCAGCATTTGACTTTCCACCAGATTCACCATTCGTGGTGGATGGATCATCTAAGGGCCAGTGGTGGtaccctgagcctgtgcctgcTCCCTCGCTATGGAGAGGTCAAGCTGATGCACATCAGgcatttcctgtttcctttcCTCTACATGCCCTCAGAAGGTAGCCATGCACACAAACTGACGAACACCTTCAAATTGACAGCTTGACCCTATAacgtatgtactgtataaacaaaGATGTAAcccccatacacacaaacacacacatttatgtggTCTAACAGGTATTCCAAATGTTTCCAATGGAGTGTAAAAACTTCCAGCTGGTATGGACTTggtggaaagacaaaaaaaggaaggaggTGGGGGTGGCAGAAAGAGGAGGAACAGAGAGAAGGTGTAAAGAGCAAAGTAAAGAGAGGGATGACAACGAATGAGAATAAGTATAGATAGACACAGAAACAATGAGAAattgacaaaggaaaaaaaaacataaggtGGAGGCAAAGGGGGAGACAATCTCTGCATCTTACAGGGCTTACAAACACTTTCCagtcctgcatgtgtgtgtgtctgtgtgtgtgcgtctaaAGCCATAGGCAAGATTGGGGGGGGGGCGGACAGACTAGTGCCGTATGGTTTTCATAACTCTCTTAGGATTTTCAactctgtctccctcctccATCCCAACCCGTCAACCCTTCCAGCCTTCCTTcatacacgcacgcacacacacattaccagCCCCCTTTGCCAAAAACACAGTTCTTTTGCCTCTATgaaccccctcccctccaccctcccccatctttctctcttcctgagATTCTGCCAGAAAGCCAATTTTGCAGAGGCAAGAAAGCCCCGGCAGGACCACATACAGGACAGTCTCTCTGTCACTGATATTCTACaaactcattcatttttttgtgtactCTATTTTACACTCTTGGACTTAATTGGACAGATTATTCCATTACAAGGTTTTGAACTTTGGACTCCATGACTGGACTGTGAATTGGACTGATTTAAACTCACTTGGACTATCTAGGGGATTCAACtaatctgcatttgtttttattggtttattcTAATTTGTAGTCAAATCAGCTTCACTGTGTCTGCAGTATTGACAGTTTGCTGATGAATGGAGTTCAGCTGAGTCGGCTCTGTAGGATTATTTTTCCAAGGGCTTGGGCAAGTCGAGGGAAAGTAAGGTAATCAGATGGCAGTTCTGGGATTATTTTGCTTCAGATAACTTTAAATAAGGCTAGATTAcagcatattatttatttaggatAGCAGAAAGTCAGGATTGGCCGGCCGGTTACAATTTGCTACTTTAATTGAAGTAGGTTAATTTGGGtcaaaaagtcagaaaagttCATTTCCTTCCCTTATTgggttatttattttgtcagtaaGGTTACGATACTCATTTGAATGTTGACtgacttttaaacaaatgacttGGTGGGGGATGAAAAAGACAatcaggagcagcagcagctgcagcagcagcatgagtctcctctgtgccctgTGGCTGCTTGTAGTCTGTCTGGCTCCTGGAAGCCGAGGTCAGAGGCTGAGGGAGACGGAAGGAGTGCAGTCAGCAGCCAGGGCTCACCTGGGTGAGAGGGACGCCCTCTGCCACCCAGAGGGATGCTACACTGTTTACTTCCACAAAAAAACCTTCAGGGAGGCTGGGAGGAGCTGTCGGGAGCAAGGTGGGACCCTGGCAACAATGCATACTCACGAGGCAGCGGGTGTGGTCCACGAGCTGCTGTCGGACATAGAGGCACAGGGGACCAAGATGAGGCTTCGTCTGTGGATCGGGCTGCACAGACCACCACGCCAGTGTTCATCCAAACGGCCACTCAGAGGATTCATCTGGGTCACAGGCAAAGTCTCACCTTTCTGACATTTGACCCTTCACTGTTCCCAGTGTTGACATTCATTAGtctttttgttgaaattaaatatgTGAGCTCAGCTCACTTTTCAGAGTAAAGTTATTTAGGGTCTGTTTTGCAACctattctttttaaacattttattccaGTGACACAAAATACTAGTTAAATAGtaaaatcagataaaaaaatacCCATCAGGTACTAGAAACCATTGCACTGCTCCCCACCCTAACTTCTGCCAGACTTTGGCACCTGGCCAGTTTAAAAGGCTCTTTTTGGATGGTTATTACATTAAGTTCTTTTGTTTCAGAGACGGAGCTTTCAAAGTTCAAGCCCCTTTTGAACTCACTGCTCCTCCTCAGTCTGATTTAGTCATTATACAAACCCcatccaataaaaaaacagaagtgtcTGCCTTGGTCTTCAGTTAGGACAGTAAACTTTAAAGAGTTATGTGACCGGCttgtttttcccctctctcaTTACTGAGAGAAGCATTGGTTTACCAAAATTGccccaaaacatattttctcgTTTACCCCTATTGTGGCAATGAGCCATGCAgatatttttggttttacttAACCAATGCATAATATATATTAGTGAGATTTCTGCTTTAATCCCTCAACAGCTGAAGTTAATGACGTTTGTTTGTGAAGCTTGCAGCTTTTAGCAATTAAACATTTCAGTTATTGTTTTGCCAGTAACCAGTAGAGTGCAAAGTGCCTTCAATCGAGAGTTGTCTAGATAAGCTAGTACACCTGTAGCTCATGCTGCCTACTTGTTACCAAGCTGCTAAGAAGCAAACCTCTCAACACTGGCAAGAGCATGACCCCACCCTCCCTAATCAAAATATTGTGGCATTTTAAACCCCATATGTAAAGGATTTAGAAATTGAGTCAGTAAGCCAGTGCTGCAGAGATCACTGCTCTGTGTTACACGCACAGCGACTTCAACCAGgagaatttcattttttcattacaATTAATTCATTAGAATGCACCATGTCTCCTTTTTCAATAAACTAAaaccctataaaaaaaaaggttaaaaaactaGTACAATCACATAAAATTGGCCATTTTTATTATGATATTCTTAAAATGTAGCATTGTGTCCGAGAAAGCAACTTACACACCAGAAGCTATGtcagacagtttaaaaaaacaagatggaCTTTGGGCTTTTACTGATCTTTctcttgtctttattttctaaCAGGAGATCAGGACGGCCAGTTCACCAACTGGGTCCGTGAAGAAACCCCTGGGACTTGTACAGTCCCTCGCTGTGTGGCCCTGACTGTCCACACTTTGAAGACCGGACGTGATAGCAGAGAAAATTTTCGTTGGCTTGATGGCTCCTGCGCACTGCCGCTAGACGGATATGTTTGCCAGTACACCTACAAAGGGATGTGTTCCCCACTGCAGGACGAAGGTAGCGGTCCAGCAGTTTACACCACCCCATTTCAACTTGTCAGCACCCTGCTGACTCATGTGCCCTATGGATCTATTGCTGCTCTACATTGTCCCGCAGACAGCTCAGACCCGGACGCTCCATCTGAGGAGACTGTGCTGTGCATGGACAGAGATGATGGGACAGTGGGCTGGTCCAGAGATGTACCAATCTGCTCGTCCAGTGATGCTCCAAAGAACCAGGACTGGTGTAGCAGGGACCACGGATGTGAGCAGTACTGCAATAACACTGACACAGACTACTACTGTTACTGCGCTGAGGGCTTTATATTAGATGAGGATGGGTACAGCTGCAGGCTCGAATTCTTCAGCCAAACTGACTTCCCTCAATTATCCTCTGACTCTGCTGGACCCACTGACAAGCCACACATCAAAAAGGCCTGTGTGGACAATGGCTGTGAGTACAACTGCGTGGAAACACCTCGGGGCATTCGCTGCACATGTCCCCCGGGCTACCTTATAGGTCCAGATGGCCACAGATGTTCCGATGTGGACGAATGTCTACAGCAGCCGTGCCCGCAGCTCTGTGTCAACATTCCAGGCACCTTCCACTGCACCTGCCACTCTGGCTACCAGCCAGATGATGAGGGTGAGTGCATGGACATCGACGAGTGCCTCGATGAGAGCAGCTGTGAGGGCATTTGTGAAAACACAGAGGGGTCCTTTACATGCCTGTGTCACTCTGGGTATGCATTTGGCAGTGGAGGACAGTGCGTAGATGTAGATGAGTGTGTGGGGGCGTCACCCTGCCAGCAGCAGTGTATCAACTTTATGGGAGGGTATCAGTGTTACTGTGACAGTGGCTTTGACCTGCAGGCAGATGGACTTACCTGCCGGCCTTCGCCTGACGATGAAGAGTACTCCACCCTGACCCCTGACCCCAGCGACGCCACTCACGTACTTTTTCTGGGCCCTAACCTTGATATTCCCTGGTCCTCTTTGTTCACCCCAGACCCAAACTTTGAAGCTGATGTTAACTGGCCTGCAGAAGCCACTGAACCCCTCTCTGCTGACACGACCCATGGGTCAGACAATCACCTGAACCAATGGGATGCCGTATCTCCAAAGCAATATCAGACTGCCCCATCCCCAACACAGAAATATAGAACAGACAATGAAATTGAGGGTGAGGCTAAGATGGGAGGTAGAGAAGCTAGTGGTGGAGTGGGAGCAGAGACTGCAAAAGATTCAATGGGTGGGACAGGGGAGTGGGTGAGATCCAACGTGGATAATAAAGAGGATGCTAATGCAACAGAGGCAGAGTATGAATCAGCTGATGGTAAACGAAAACACGACAAGAGCTGGCTACTGGTGGCCCTGCtggtgcctctgtgtgtgttcctcGTAGTGATGCTGGCTCTGGGGATCGTGTACTGCACCAGCTGTGCTGTGGACAAGAGCCTGAGCTTCTCAGACTGCTATCGTTGGATACTCCCCGCATCGCCTCCTGACAGGAGGGACGGCAAAACCCATGCATGAActctaaaataaacaaaccccAGTGCatgcacacgcatgcacacacacagctgtgttcAAGGCCCAGATGTCTGTAAACATTTCTTTAGTGGTGCAGGACTGGTCACTGAAACTACAGTTTGGATATAGTACAGCTGACTGCCTCTTCTTTTcatcaaagaaaatgtaatacttTCTTTTGCACACCCTTTGTAAATAATTCACTCTCTCatcatgtttttaaacttcaatAAATCCAGTAAACTGATGAAGACTGTGTGGTTCATGAGCCTATCTAA is from Channa argus isolate prfri chromosome 22, Channa argus male v1.0, whole genome shotgun sequence and encodes:
- the LOC137108107 gene encoding complement component C1q receptor-like, whose amino-acid sequence is MTWWGMKKTIRSSSSCSSSMSLLCALWLLVVCLAPGSRGQRLRETEGVQSAARAHLGERDALCHPEGCYTVYFHKKTFREAGRSCREQGGTLATMHTHEAAGVVHELLSDIEAQGTKMRLRLWIGLHRPPRQCSSKRPLRGFIWVTGDQDGQFTNWVREETPGTCTVPRCVALTVHTLKTGRDSRENFRWLDGSCALPLDGYVCQYTYKGMCSPLQDEGSGPAVYTTPFQLVSTLLTHVPYGSIAALHCPADSSDPDAPSEETVLCMDRDDGTVGWSRDVPICSSSDAPKNQDWCSRDHGCEQYCNNTDTDYYCYCAEGFILDEDGYSCRLEFFSQTDFPQLSSDSAGPTDKPHIKKACVDNGCEYNCVETPRGIRCTCPPGYLIGPDGHRCSDVDECLQQPCPQLCVNIPGTFHCTCHSGYQPDDEGECMDIDECLDESSCEGICENTEGSFTCLCHSGYAFGSGGQCVDVDECVGASPCQQQCINFMGGYQCYCDSGFDLQADGLTCRPSPDDEEYSTLTPDPSDATHVLFLGPNLDIPWSSLFTPDPNFEADVNWPAEATEPLSADTTHGSDNHLNQWDAVSPKQYQTAPSPTQKYRTDNEIEGEAKMGGREASGGVGAETAKDSMGGTGEWVRSNVDNKEDANATEAEYESADGKRKHDKSWLLVALLVPLCVFLVVMLALGIVYCTSCAVDKSLSFSDCYRWILPASPPDRRDGKTHA